The Osmerus eperlanus chromosome 1, fOsmEpe2.1, whole genome shotgun sequence genome includes the window CATCAACTGTTCCTGTAATTTCAAAAATGGCAAAGCATCTATGCTAAAGAGCTACTGTATCTAGTATCTGTATCTGTGTCTGGTTGGACAAAAGCCACTGTGACTTGTCAACAATGAAAATGTTATTTCTGGGGCGTCCTGGTGGCTCACCGGGTAAAAACGCACAGCAGCAaaccaggttcgattccagcccgGGGACATTGGCAGCAAATCATCCCCTCTCTCACGcctttcctgtttctctcaAACTGTCACTGTTATTAATAAAGCAGAAATCCCCCAAAATATATATCTTAGAAAAGAAAATGTTGCTGCTGTAGCTTGTAGATGAGAGCTAAAGTAATGTAGTTCTAAGATGAAACTTACTAGCACAGCATTTAGTATTCAGCGTAGGTAGACCTGCACCATACCACATACATCATTCAGTCCCAATCAAGCATCTTTATTGCATTATTGTACTGTACACTAGTAACTGTTAACAGCTTGGTGTATCTTTTGTAACAGTAACATACTCACATTTAACAGAAACAACATTAAgataaagacaaaaaaaatctcACCTAGTATTCTCCGtctatgtacagtacatacacaagcTAAGATTCACATTTTGTGTAGAAAATAAATGACAATGTACTGAGATGAGCTTTGTCTCCATGATAGCTACAGTGTTGCTAAGCCCTACATAATTCACGTCATTAATTACCTGGACCATAGACAATGGTtgtttgaaaataaaaatatattatattCGTTATTGTATATTCTTATATCAGAATATATGTAAATAAGCCCCCTGTACATCACTATTGTGATTCTAAATcactgtatgagtgtgtgttgatgacATAGTATCATTCGATATATATACCTGCATTTGATTTTATAAGAGTGTGGAATCAGGCCACACAGGCATGAAACACAGCCTTTAAACTTGTGTGTTTGGTCAAAATTCAACAACATAAATTCAGCAAATAAAGATGGTATAGTGTATGGTAAAGAATGGCAATACACTGGAATAAAATGATCTTGGTCTGAAAACGTTTGAGTTGATACTGTCAGGGTCATAACAGACGTGACTATTAATGTTGTGCACCACCACAACAAGCGGTTTGGAAGACTACTCCTGATCGAAATGAACATTCCTACTATGTCACCGGCATTTCATAGTATCAccaaagctttaaaaaaaatggcTACACAGCTCGGAAACTGAAGAATGTAAAAACGACACACAGACTTTATCTTTCTAAAGGTAGAAGAGACAAGGCTAACAGGCCTGTCTGTCATACCTACAGCTTAAAAGGCAAGAAAATGCAGGCACATTCTGTACTGTGTACCTTTCCATGTCCTGTTCTATCACACCCTGTGGGATGGGCCGGGACAGTAAAAGCACAGTTCACAATTTTTAATTACCCGCTACAAACCCTCAGAACAGACACTGGAGGGGACACAGGTGTGAAGTAAGGAACGATGGTGGGAGATGTTTAGGgtgcacccacacccacaccttcCCATAGCACCGACTCAGGCTCCATCTGCAGGTTTAACCAGCCCTGAAcgtagaaccacacacacacacacaacagggtcTCTCTCAGTTGTTGTTCTTCAGCTCGAAGCGGCTGTACACATGCTTGGACTTCATCTGGTTGTAGTGGTTGACCAAGTCCAGTTTGCTGTGGCCCAGGGTCATCCGGTTTTTGTCCTGCCTGTTTATGATGCccacgggggagaggggggggggggggctctgctggctctctggctctgtcTGAGACAGGTCTGGCCCCCCCCAGGCTGTGCTGAGGGGTGGGGACCTGTGGAATGTGAAGGAGTCCTTCTCCTTGGTGGGGGACATGAAGAGGTCAGTGAGTTTGTTGAGGAGAGGGTTGGACGGGGCCCTTTTGTTAGGGGTGAGTTTGTTTTCGACCACAGGGGACTGCTGTGCATGGGACGTGTAGACCGGGCTAGGGCTGGTTTGGAAAAGCTTGTGGTCATACAGACCTAGCGCCTGGAACTTTGACGTGGTCCCTCCAACTGTCGGACGCATGAAGTCTGGAGTTTTGGATTTTGTCCAGTCAATCCCTTTCAATTGGCCAATCCCGGGCGCAGGGCATTCAGGAGCCGGGTTGTGATTGGCTCCGTTGATTCGGGTGCCAGGAGGGCTGGGATTCTGCCCGCCtccgctccctccccccctcctctcgggGCTCAGGTGTGCCTTTGTCGCCTCCTTCTCGTGACCTTGGGTGACCTTGTACACGGTTGGTGCCATCCCGGGCGCTGCCTTCACGCTGGACATGCTGCTGCTGGACTGGCTGCTGGAGTTCTCTGAAGACAACCTCTCCCGTTCCCTCGACCTATCTGGGAGGAAGTCCATACCCATGCCTGGGAAGGTCATGGCGGGGTAGGCAGGGAAGCTGGGAAGGCCCTCATCCTCGGGGTTGTGGAAACAGTCTATGATCTGGGAGTCTGCATACAGGCAACGGAACTCCCGGTCAAAGCTGTCAGTGATGCGGCCTGAGAAGTGCATCATCATGTTGCTGTGGACCTGGGCGGAGAGCCACGTGAAGCTGCAGgaagacaggaaacaggaagacaggaaacaggaagtggtcagcaacaggaaaaaaaacacaatcacATTAGCTAAATATTTAGGACAACATAGACCCTGTGGCACAAATAGATATCTCTCTAACAAATGACATACACAATAGTTTCAGTGTTCTATTTACTACACAGCCAAATGCACAAGATACCAGTACTTGGAGGGACAACTTTAAACCTGTAAAACCGTCTACAGGAAAGTGCCCAATTAGCTTAGCCGTCTTGATACTGGTCAACTCTCTAATCTGAATAGGAAACATACAGGTGTGGTGTTAGAGCTTCCTGGATAAACTCTGTCATGGTGGTGAATCACCAACAGCTTATCTGCTTTGGGCTGACAAGGAGACCTAGgctcgatacacacacacacacacacacggcacatacatacagtacacgcacacgcatacacaccgcAACATTTTGCACATgtaaagtacacaaacacacacagacacacacacacacacacagagactattGTGTGAGCAAGTTCACTCCAACAGCCAAAGGAAAAAAGACCAGGGCTAGTTTAAATACCATTCGACTAACCAGAACTACTTTGGTCCAGAGTTTAGCACACTGATAACTTGTGGATTGGCACGCAAGTGGGATTTTAGTTTCCAGCTGTGTCAAAAACCGTGAGTCAGGCTTTTACAGAGTGTTAAGTAATCATTGTTAAGGCACGCAATAAGAGCATTTGATAATAAGATTAGCTCCCTTACCACTGGGATCATATAACCATCATGCCTTTATGTGTTTTGTAGACAACTACTACAATTCCCTCAATGTTTGTGGATCTGTTTTCTTAAGAAGCCCTGGAACACATCCAGGAAGTTACTAGGAATTGGGTTTTGTATGAGTGCACTTCCTGGTCTCGTTATTGTTAATCTTTCGCAAGAAAAACATTAAATGACATTTGAGAGTCAAATATTTATTGCCGCTCGCCTTAAGCATACTTTGGCACACCATCACCAGCCAGAGAAGTATGCTTGAACACTGAGCCTTGTCAGCCTTGTCAGCCCTGCCCACCCTTCctaccgcccacacacacacacacacaccatcacatcccTGGCTGGCAGGTGAAACACGTTCTGCTCATGATCACAGTAACCTCCGCTAAAACCTGGTCTAGTACTGAACGGTAACACAGAGCTGGAACGATACAAGGGCAGATAAAACAGAGAGTGTTTGATCTAGCTTGGGTCAGGTTCATCGACACTATAAGCAAAAGGGTGGCATATAGAACCATCTGGAACAAAAGAAGAACAGACAAGAATCAGCTCAGGAAGGAGCTGTTTGCTATCTATACAGTGTTATAGAACAGGGTTAGGTTTGGTAACAGAAGAGACCACAGTCTAAAGGGTTCCTGATAAACCCTCACTTTATAGGTCAGGCAAACCCTTCAGCAAACAGGTCTCCAAACAGGGCTATAGTGTAGTATAGCAGAGATTGTAGGACGTACACACATGGTCTTCAGCTCTCTCTAGACCCCACTAAGCTGTTAGAATCCCTAAGGGCTTCACAAGACCATGTTTGTGCAGCAGTTCCAATCACACCTTTATTACACTAGCACTGCATGCTTCCACttgaccactctctctctctctctctctctctctctcagtgtgaaCTGCAAACACAGCGttataaaagagagagtgacagttTACTTATCGGTGAAGGAGTGAATGTGCACTCCAGTTTCTCTTGTTCAGACAGTATCTCTGAAAGAAGAGTTGTTACATGCACTCCAGTCCCTTCACTACTCACTGCTAGTGAACACTGACTATAATTATGGTTATTGCTCAGGTATGTTTGTTTCAAAAGATTCCAGGTTCAGTTACAGCAGCCATCCACACAAACGAGGTATTGTAGGCAGTTCAGACAGAAGGAAATCCATCACTGTATTCCCAAAACCTTTACAGTGTTTAACAAGTGTCTGCTGAATTTAAAATTCCTTTACaatttacaaatacatttacaataCTGAAATTTCCCCACTGCGGGACAAATAAAGGATTATCTTATCTTATctttattttaaaaaaatcaTGGTATCTGCAGAATTGACCATCTGTGTTCGTTCTATTTAGATAATGCACATTGGAAGATGCACAGTCTTATACATACAGACTGGGCCTGCACATTTAAACAATATTGTGCTTGATATATGTTGTTGACAGACCACTCCTTGGCACCTACCTACGTAATACAGAACTGAGCACTTATTTCCTTGATTTTCAAAATAAGGTACTATTTCAACTACTTGCCAAAACTACATTATTGCTTTACATAAAAAACATCTCCTAAATTACATCTTCCTTTTCCTCTCATACACAGTGCTCCATTCTTCAGCACCAAGTATCATTTGTTAAGCGCTTGAAAGAAGAGCATGTTTTTTTCAAGGTAGTGAATAACATAGCACTGCTgagtcccccctaacccccctctcACCTGTATGAGCCAGCAATGACCTCCTCACAGTCAATGATCATGAACTTCTCCTGGACTTGACCTGTGAACTTCTTCCCACTCTTGGTGCAGTACGTGTCTCCACACACAGTACGGACCCTCATGTTCTGAGGAGACAAGCAGGTTTAAgagacggtcacacacacacacacacacatttgcacacactcaagcatacacacattcatgcacgtacgcacccacacacacacacaagaacagacATACAGGACTAGTTCATATTTTGGAGTGTGGACATCTTTACATCCATCATTGTGACAATGAAAAGGTTAAATAATCTGAGCTGCAGTTTTAACTCCTTTCACCATTGCCTTTCATACCGTCACAACTGGGGCAGGATTGATTGTATCACATGTAATGCATGCAGAGTCTCCAACACAGTGAATTCTCTGTCTTATGTCAATAAAGGACAGAAAGGACCCTGTAAGGAACTTaacacctgccccccctccacattcatacacacacacacacacacacatcatccagaCAGCCGTCTTCACTCCCACTTACACCCAGGTGAGAGTTCTGTATGTCCAGAGCTGAACACATGTCAACAAAGTAGTCCAGGTTCTTCTCATCCAGCAGGATGTAGACAGGGACCTTGCGCTTGCTAGATGCCTCCATCAGGTCACACAGGAGGTCCACATCTGTAAACAGGTCCATCACAAGAGCTatcacctgcaacacacacagggaaatgcTGAGTAATCATAAAATCCCAACActcttcttacatttacatttagtcatttagaagacgctcttttccagagcgacttacagtaagtacagggacattcccccgaggcaagtagggtgaagtgccttgcccaaggacacaacgtcagttggcatgaccgggaatcgaactggcaaccttcggattactagcccgattccctcaccgctcagccacctgactcctccactgatttCTTCTTGTGGTGCTTTACCGAGGAAGAGCTGGCCTAGTATCAAAATATTCTTTACATTGTAAATATATACAAATGTTGCATTTGTTTATTTTCTAAATGTGAAATGTGAATGGAATGGCTTTCTAAGTTGTGTTATGCACTTTATAATAAACCTTGCTGACATTTCCGCTTAAGAAGTGTCAGCAATTAGATCAGGATGAACACAAAACATGGAACTTGAGTCATCAAAGGCTTATTTAAATACCACCATGTCCTTATCAACATATTGAACTCCATTAATAAGTTAAGGGCTAGACAGGCCCAACTTTTCTGAAGCCAAACGAGATCGGAATATTATCTTACTTACCAAACGCACATGTATGCTCACGTCAAATTACTTTTGGACTCGGTAGCATTTTTGGGTCTCTCAGGAACGACCTCAACTCAAGAATGTCGTGGGCCTACAAACAccctaaaacattttttaaattaaatatccAAGCATATTTAATGGTTGATTCCTTTTAATCTAGTTATTTACCTTTTTTGCTTTATTTATCAATGACCGGATAATGTCTTTGATGTTGTGTGACTTGTCCCTCTGGAAGTATATCTGTGTTTCTGAGGGCCCATAGCGAAGCGGCTGCTCAGGCCAACCCAGCTCCAGCATTGGTGGTTCCTCGTCGGACATCATAGGAAAGTAAGTCCCGGAGGTGAGCTCGGACACTGCGTCTCCCTCCCCAAAGTCCCGGTCGGTGCTCCCGTTCGAGCAGCTGTCAGTGGGGCAGTTCTTGGCAACATTTTCGGTAATGTAACGAATTTCAAGCGGCGACAAAAAGTTCAACTCCCTCTCCTGGGTCAGAACTCGACGGTAATCCTTCTCCCCGGACTCTAGCAGTGCGTCCGTTGCCAACCGGGCCGCTTCGTTGTGGCTCAGCTCTAGAATGGAGCCCTGTCTCCATGGGTTTTTTACCTCTTCCAACCGGGTCGCGAGTTTACCCAGTGGTTTACGTCCGCTTTGCGCCGGCCTCAGTTGGTCAGTGTTTAGCATTGTGCCTGGTCAGCACGGAAATCGACGTAAATATTGCTCCACTGCCCCTGTAGTTTACAAGAAGTTTGCAAATGAAAATAGTGTGGACTAAGCCGAAATGGATGTGGCCTCTCTAGTTCCCGTTCATGACAGCGTCTGTATTCCCGGGGGCTATTTGTATTGTTGGTATTTTCATTGACAccgcctcttctctctctctctctctctctctctctctctctctctctctctctctctctctctctctctctctctctctctctctctctctctctctctctctctctctctctctctctctctctctctctaatacacacacctgtatctAGCTACCTGTGAGCTTCTCAACAGAACGCAGCTCCGCCTTTCTGCTCACATGATGTGAAATTGAAAACCTGGCCATCCCCGGAGCCCCTCTCCATGGCAGCGCGTTGGGGGGGAAGGCTTTACGCCCAAATGTTAAACCTCAATTCTGTTAAgagcctccaccacctcctccggtggtggaggaggattaCCTCCGATAAAGTAATTAGATAACAAAGAGGGATTAGAGTTCTGAAGCTTGTTGAGGCCTTTATGGAGACATCAGAACTGTTTATCATTCAACTTTTGGATTATTCAAACTCATACATTGCACCAAATAAATAGCATATTTAGTTATACTTTATCTGTATGTTATatgtgtttatttacatttagtcatttagcagaggctcttatccagagcgacttacagtaagtacagggacattcccccgaggcaagtagggtgaagtgccttgcccaaggacacaacgtcattttgcacggccaggaatcgaactggcaaccttcagattactagcccgattccctaaccgctcagccacctgacaccttaTGGGTTTATGGGAGTGTCTCAAtgcatacatgtgtgtttgATGATTCCCTTCATCATTCAGGAATAAGTGTGTTGCCCAACTGACTGTGAAGAACACATAAACCAGTCCTATCACCCAGGTCTCATCTTAGCTCCACTCGGCCGACTCATTTGACTGGTAAATGAGGAAGAGCTACTGTCTTTGTAGTGTCTGTGCTATTCATCTGTTTGCTCTGGAAAGGTCACATGGATGAGTGATGAATAATAACACAACATTCCATTCTCAACAAGTATTAAACAGTAATACTCTAAACAGAGCATAACCTCTTGTTGTTGCATATCTGGTAAACAACATCCTTGTGATCAACAAGTTAATTTATCTAAGCCTATATTCTGATAGATGACATCACTCTAAAGGTGATTCTAATCTACTGGTCAGCCAGTAGTCTACCAGTAGTCTTGACTGGCTGACTATCCCATATCTGAGAGACTTCCCGTCCAGCAGAAACACCATATAAAACAGATATGCATGTATGTTGAAGAGGCAACCAACTGTCAATGATTACTTCATACAGACCTACCCTATAAAACAACCTAAACATTCAACAACCTGACATTCAAAGAATGTCAATACAAAAGGTCTGAAAGAATGGCATAAAAACACAAGCTCTTTGAAATCATGCGACTGTTAACAGAAATGATAGTGACATATCAaatttctctctatcttctgTTCTCACAGTCACCACCATATCTTTCGAATCTTAAACAAACTGTTCAATCagttattatttttattcaatTCTGAGATCCACCACAGCAGAAACAAGTCTCATCCACCAATCCGGGTGCAGTGTTACAGCAACCTCAACAGTTTCCAGAATCCACTGACAAATCAGGTTTGACCAGCTGGGCTCTCACACAGGGAAGACAGGAAGTAAGAAACCAATTGAGAACAGTCATTTTGCTTTCCAGTAAAAATTATGCgtcatggtgtttgtgtgtgtgtgtttgtatgtttacaGTGTAAGTATGTACGGAAGAGTGTTCTGG containing:
- the fam83c gene encoding protein FAM83C; the protein is MLNTDQLRPAQSGRKPLGKLATRLEEVKNPWRQGSILELSHNEAARLATDALLESGEKDYRRVLTQERELNFLSPLEIRYITENVAKNCPTDSCSNGSTDRDFGEGDAVSELTSGTYFPMMSDEEPPMLELGWPEQPLRYGPSETQIYFQRDKSHNIKDIIRSLINKAKKVIALVMDLFTDVDLLCDLMEASSKRKVPVYILLDEKNLDYFVDMCSALDIQNSHLGNMRVRTVCGDTYCTKSGKKFTGQVQEKFMIIDCEEVIAGSYSFTWLSAQVHSNMMMHFSGRITDSFDREFRCLYADSQIIDCFHNPEDEGLPSFPAYPAMTFPGMGMDFLPDRSRERERLSSENSSSQSSSSMSSVKAAPGMAPTVYKVTQGHEKEATKAHLSPERRGGGSGGGQNPSPPGTRINGANHNPAPECPAPGIGQLKGIDWTKSKTPDFMRPTVGGTTSKFQALGLYDHKLFQTSPSPVYTSHAQQSPVVENKLTPNKRAPSNPLLNKLTDLFMSPTKEKDSFTFHRSPPLSTAWGGPDLSQTEPESQQSPPPPLSPVGIINRQDKNRMTLGHSKLDLVNHYNQMKSKHVYSRFELKNNN